The region AGTTACGCCGCAAAGCTGGAAACGCAAAGTTGCTGTTTCTGAGGTTACAACAACACAGATGTTTATTGCGGGTAAAAGAGAATCATTCGAAGAGTTACCTCATTGGGTCTCTGGACTTAAAGAGTTAACTGATGAAGCGATTGATTTTGCGCGTATAGAAAAGTTTGAAGCTTATTTGCCTGATGAAGTGGTTTACTGAATTTGGCCACCTGAACAGAGGTGATATGCTCACCTCAGAACAACACAGGTGTCATAATGAAAAAAAGAAATTTCAGCGCAGAGTTTAAACGCGAATCCGCTCAACTGGTCGTTGACCAGAACTACACCGTGGCAGATGCAGCCAGCGCTATGGATGTCGGCCTTTCCACAATGACGCGATGGGTGAAACAATTACGTGATGAACGGCAGGGCAAAACACCAAAAGCCTCCCCCATTACCCCGGAACAAATTGAAATCCGTGAGCTCAGGAAAAAGCTACAACGTATTGAAATGGAAAATGAAATATTAAAAAAGGCTACCGCGCTCTTGATGTCAGACTCCCTGAACAGTTCTCGATAATCGGGAAACTCAGGGCGCGTTATCCTGTGGCCACTCTCTGCCATGTGTTCGGGGTTCATCGCAGCAGCTACAAATACTGGAAAAACCGTCCTGAAAAGCCAGACGGCAGACGGGCTGTATTACGCAGTCAGGTACTTGAACTGCATGGCATCAGCCACGGCTCTGCCGGAGCAAGAAGCATCGCCACAATGGCAACCCAGAGAGGTTACCAAATGGGGCGCTGGCTTGCTGGCAGACTCATGAAAGAGCTGGGGCTGGTCAGTTGCCAGCAGCCGACTCACCGGTATAAGCGTGGCGGTCATGAGCACGTTGCTATCCCGAATCATCTTGAGCGACAGTTCGCCGTAACGGAACCAAATCAGGTGTGGTGCGGTGATGTGACCTATATCTGGACGGGTAAGCGCTGGGCGTACCTCGCCGTTGTTCTCGACCTGTTCGCAAGAAAGCCAGTGGGCTGGGCCATGTCGTTCTCGCCGGACAGCAGGCTCACCATGAAAGCACTGGAAATGGCATGGGAAACCCGTGGTAAGCCCGTCGGGGTGATGTTCCACAGCGATCAAGGCAGCCATTATACGAGCAGGCAGTTCCGGCAGTTACTGTGGCGATACCGGATCAGGCAGAGTATGAGTCGGCGTGGAAACTGCTGGGATAACAGCCCAATGGAGCGCTTCTTCAGGAGTCTGAAGAACGAATGGGTGCCGGCGACGGGCTATGTAAGCTTCAGCGATGCAGCTCACGCAATAACGGACTATATCGTTGGATATTACAGCGCACTAAGACCGCACGAATATAATGGTGGGTTAACGCCAAACGAATCAGAAAACCGATACTGGAAAAACTCTAACGCGGTGGCCAGTTTTTGTTGACCACTTCACTGAAGAGCGTATTGTTACCGCAGGTGATATGGATACGTCGTATTTTGAGGTTGGCGTACATCTGTTGGCTGAGGATGGACAAGATTTGATCCAGCAACAATTTGTTCGATTCGCGTCAACTCTGAACATCAAAGTGCATACTTCTTTAGCTTTTACCGCAGGTACGTTGTGGTTCGTGCCAATTCAGGCAGATCGAATTGCTATTGATAAGCTCGCGAAATTTACATTTGTACGCGTAATTAGGCCGGTACCAAAGTTACGTGGTATTAGGCCTATACAAAGGGCTTCTGGGCCATTGGCCCAGTGTAAATTGCCTACTGAAGGGCCAATATCTTCAGAAATAAAAGTCGCTATTCTTGATGGTGGTTTACCATCAGAGCATGCTATATCTCCGTGGTTAAAATCCTATAGGGTTTTGGACGATCATGCAGAAGATGATCCTGATGGTTTAGAGCATGGTTTAGCCGTATCTTCGGCTTTTTTATTCGGGCCAATTAGTAACAAGTCAGAGGTGCAAAGGCCATACTCTTATATTGATAACTTAAGGGTACTGGATAATAAGACCTGCCAAGAAGACCCTCTGGAGTTATATCGAACGTTGGGCTTCATTGAAGAAGTATTGTTGTCTCGTCAATATCAATTTATCAATTTAAGTTTAGGCCCGGATCTACCAATTGAAGATACGGAAGTTCATGCTTGGACCTCTGTAATAGATGATTTATTAAGTGATGGCGAGACACTAATGACTGTTGCTGTTGGGAACAATGGCGAAATGGATCGTGAGTCAGGTAATGCAAGGATTCAAGTACCATCTGATTGCGTGAATGCCTTGGCTGTTGGGGCTTGCGATACTGTTAATGAAACTGAATGGAAACGAGCACCATATAGTGCTATTGGGCCGGGTAGAAGTCCTGGCGTGATGAAGCCTGATTTAGTTGCGTTTGGTGGCGATATCGACGAGTACTTTCATGTATTGGGAAAAGGTAAAAAACCTGTAATCACACCGCAACGGGGAACAAGTTTTGCTTCTCCTTACGCTTTGCGTGCAGCCGTTGGTGTTAGGGCGATTTTAGGAAGTGATTTGAGTCAACTGGCGATAAAGGCTTTATTGATTCATGCTTCAAAACCGCTTGATCACACTTGTGCTGAAGTGGGTTGGGGGAAACTACCTGAGGACTTAAACGACATCATTGTCAGCCCTGATGGTGTTGCTCGTATCGTCTATCAAGGTGAATTGAAGCCAGGAAAATACTTACGCGCTTCTCTTCCCATTCCTGAAGGTGGCTTGAAAGGTAAAATAAACTTAACGGCAACTTTCTGTTATGCCACAACAACAGATCCGCAAGATTCGGCTTCCTACACAAAGGCTGGTCTTGAAGTTACATTCCGCCCAAATGATTCAAGAGTTAAAGATGGTAAACAGAATGCTGAAACTAAAGGGTTTTTTGAGCTAGCTAAATACTCAACTGAAAGTGAGCGGCGCTCTGATATGGGCAAATGGGAAACTGTGCTGCATAGTTCAAAGAACATGCTGGGATCGACTTTAAAAAATCCTGTGTTTGATATTCACTATAACGCTCGTGAAGCAGGGGCTAGCATAGCGAGTCACAAGGCGGAAAAGATAAAGTACGCTCTTATCATCACCGTGAAGGCAGCGAAGCACCAAGACCTGTATAACGAAATTTTACGTGCTTACAATCAGGTACTGGTTCCAATTCAGCCTCAAACCTCCATTCCAATTCGTTCATAAATATCCATTACAACGAACCCCTCAATGTGAGGGGTTTTTTATATGCACAACAGTGCGCAAAATTGCACAAAAAAATCAGCCCTTTTATTTGTGGATCTCCCAAGGATCTATGCTGGTTCATGAGTATTTGGCAATCAAAAAAGGCATTTCTAACGGCGTGTCTGGGATAAACAACACACTTACAGAAGCGTGCAAAAGCCCGGCATTTAGCATCAAGATGGGCAACAAGGTACTTCAGGAACTGGCTGATCGAGTTATTTCACTTAGCCTGACTGATAACCGTGGATTTGAGGCCGATCAGCTAACGATGGAACTGGACGATACAGCCGGTGATGTGGCATTGCCAGGGCGCGGCGTCGAGCTGTCCTTATGGTTGGGGTGGATGGGGGAGGCGCTGATATATAAAGGGGTTTACACCGTTGATGAAGTGGCGCACGACGGCCCGCCAGACCGTATAACGGTTACGGCCCGTTGCGCTGATTTTCGTGAAGAATTCAACGTTAAACGCGAAGTGTCCTGGCACGATGTAACCGTGGAACGTGTAGTTTCGGCAATTGCCAAACGCTATGGCCTGAAAGCGCAGATCAGCGATATGTTGATGAATATTGAGATTGACCACGCCGATCAGACTCAAAAAAGCGGTATGTCATTTTTGACAAGGATGGCGGAAATGCTGGGTGCAATCGCCACGGTAAAAAATGGTTATCTGTTATTTATCATACCCGGCGGAGGCTTCACCGCGTCAGGCAAGCCAATCCCTTCCATAGCGATCACACGTAGCAGCGGTGACAGGCACAGATTCAGAATTGCAGATCGTGATGCTTATACCGGTGTCAGGGCGTACTGGCTGGATTTAAATTTTGGCAAAAAGAAAAAGGTCAGCGTAAAGCGCAGGGCATCAACGAAAAAGGCCGACAAGAGCAGCAGCCGTGAAAGGGATTATATTGAAGGCGCTGATGGTAATGTATTCATCATGCGTAAGACGTTCCAGAATGAGGATGCGGCCCGGCGTGCAGCGGCTGCGAAGTGGCAACAATTGCAACGTGGCGCGGCTGAGTTCTCGATCACCCTGGCGCGGGGGCGTGCAGATTTGTACCCAGAAATGCACGCAACAGTGACCGGCTTCAAAGCTGATATTGACGCCCAGGACTGGATAATCAGCAAGGTATAGCATGATGTAGACAGCAACGGGTTTACTACACAGCTTAACTTTGAAGCAAAAATATCTGACTGGATTGCTGAAACTGAATAGAATGAATGTGAGTTCAACTCCCGTGGGGAGTCATCATTATGTTCAAATGTCCACATTGCGGCGCTACGGCCCGCACTCGTACCAGTAAGCCACTCAGTGAAGTTACGATCAGTGCCAGAACATGGAATGCGGCCTGTCATTCACCACACTCAACAGCGTTGAAAAGATTGTCACCCGGCGCGAAAGAAGGGATCAGTTAGAACCCGGATTCATACCGGCGGGGGCATTCCCTGTTTCCCATTATGGACGCGATCAGCTTAGTCTGACTCTGTGAAGAAGGCCCCGCTTAAGCGGGGCTTTTTTTCGATGTGTGGACGATGTGTGGACATCGGTAGAAACAAATCCTTATTTTTCTGTAGCTTACAGGGATAAATTAATCACCATCCCTGTCTTCCCCCACATGATGTGGGGTTTTTTTTGCCTATCGTTCAGGTTTGTTAACGCTTTATTCATCCTTTCACTCCACCACCATCCGTTATACTAGCGCCATGGCATGACAGGAGTGTTTATGAATCAATCCTATGGACGGCTGGTAAGCCGGGCCGCAATAGCCGCGACGGTGATGGCGTCGTGTTTGCTGATCATTAAAATTTTCGCGTGGTGGTACACCGGCTCGGTCAGTATTCTGGCGGCGCTGGTGGACTCATTAGTGGATATTGCCGCCTCGCTGACGAACCTGCTGGTGGTGCGCTATTCGCTGCAACCGGCGGATGAAGAACATACGTTTGGCCACGGCAAAGCGGAATCGCTGGCCGCGCTGGCGCAAAGCATGTTTATTTCAGGCTCCGCGCTGTTCCTGTTTCTGACCGGCATTCAGCACCTTATTTCGCCTTCGCCGATGAACGATCCGGGCGTTGGCGTGGTCGTAACGGTAGTTGCACTTATAAGCACACTTGTTCTTGTAACGTTCCAGCGCTGGGTCGTACGCAAAACACAAAGCCAGGCTGTACGGGCCGATATGCTTCATTATCAGTCTGATGTTATGATGAATGGGGCTATTCTTATTGCGCTCGGTCTGGCCTGGTATGGCTGGCATCGGGCCGATGCGTTGTTTGCGTTAGGGATAGGGATCTATATTTTATACAGCGCGTTGCGGATGGGTTATGACGCGGTACAGTCGCTTCTTGACCGTGCGCTTCCCGATGCAGAATGTGATGAAATTTATACCCTCGTGACCTCCTGGCCTGGCGTCAGTGGTGCTCACGATCTTCGTACGCGGCAGTCAGGGCCGACCCGCTTTATTCAGATTCATTTGGAAATGGAAGACAACCTGCCACTGGTTCAGGCGCATCTGATAGCTGAACAGGTGGAGCAGGCGATTTTGCAGCGTTTCCCTGGGTCAGACGTCATTATTCACCAGGATCCGTGCTCTGTCGTACCCAGGGCGTTTTGAGCTTTCGTAATTCGTTGTAAAAAAGTGAGCCAGACCAGCATTTTGTGGATAAATTACCACCATATGGCCTGACCTGAATCAATTCAGCTGGAAGGGATTGATATACTATTTGCAGTATTCGACGGTTGAACAGTTTCTTCCGGCAGCAGATTTCAATTTTGCATTCCTAAGTTCAGAGGTAGTCATGATTAAGAAAATCGGTGTGTTGACAAGCGGCGGTGATGCGCCGGGCATGAACGCGGCAATCCGTGGGGTTGTCCGTGCAGCGCTGACGGAAGGCCTGGAAGTTTTTGGTATCTATGACGGTTACCTGGGTCTGTATGAAGACCGCATGGTTCAGCTCGACCGCTACAGCGTGTCTGACATGATCAACCGTGGCGGTACTTTCCTTGGTTCTGCGCGCTTCCCGGAATTCCGTGACGAACACATCCGTGAAGTGGCTATCGAAAACATGAAAAAACGCGGCCTGGACGCGCTGGTGGTTATCGGCGGTGACGGCTCGTACATGGGTGCAAAACGTCTGACCGAAATGGGCTTCCCGTGCATCGGCTTGCCTGGCACCATCGACAACGACATCAAAGGCACCGACTACACCATCGGTTACTTCACCGCGCTGGGTACCGTTGTGGAGGCGATTGACCGCCTGCGTGACACCTCTTCCTCTCACCAGCGTATTTCCATTGTTGAAGTCATGGGCCGTTACTGCGGTGACCTGACTCTGGCGGCGGCCATTGCCGGTGGCTGTGAGTTCGTGGTAGTGCCGGAAGTGGAATTCAGCCGTGAAGATCTGGTCGCTGAAATCAAAGCCGGTATCGCGAAAGGTAAGAAACACGCGATTGTCGCCATCACCGAGCACATCTGTGACGTTGACGAGCTGGCGAAGTACATCGAAACCGAAACCAAACGCGAAACCCGCGCGACCGTTCTGGGCCACATTCAGCGTGGCGGCTCCCCGGGTCCGTACGACCGTATCCTGGCGTCCCGCATGGGTGCGTACGCAATCGAGCTGCTGCTTCAGGGCCACGGCGGCCGCTGCGTCGGTATTCAGAACGAGAAACTGGTTCACCATGACATCATCGACGCCATTGAAAACATGAAGCGTCCGTTCAAAGGTGACTGGCTGGACTGCGCGAAAAAACTGTACTGATTGGCTCTGTTGCCCGGTGGCGCTGCGCTTACCGGGCCTACAAAAGCACGGATCGTAGGCCGGGTAAGGCGTAGCCGCCACCCGGCTTTTTTGCGCCCACACATTTTTTATTCCTCCACGTTATAGCCAATCTTTTTTTATTCTTTAATCATCGATACGCTTTCTGGCACGCTGCATTCATCAAAACACTGAATAAGAGAGCCGGGCGATGAACAAATGGGGCGTGGGGTTAATATTATTGCTGGCATCGACCAGCGTGCTGGCAAAGGACATTCAGCTACTGAACGTGTCGTACGACCCGACGCGTGAACTGTACGACCAGTACAACAAAGCTTTCGCGGCGCACTGGAAACAGGAAACCGGCGACAATGTGGTGGTTCGCCAGTCTCATGGCGGCTCCGGTAAGCAGGCGACATCGGTAATCAACGGCATTGAAGCCGATGTGGTTACCCTGGCGCTGGCCTATGACGTGGACGCGATTGCCGAACGTGGCCGTATCGATAAAAACTGGATCAAACGCCTGCCGGACAACTCCGCGCCCTACACCTCGACCATCGTCTTCCTGGTGCGTAAAGGCAACCCGAAACAGATAAAAGACTGGAACGACCTGATTAAGCCGGGCGTGTCTGTCATCACGCCGAACCCGAAAAGCTCCGGCGGCGCACGCTGGAACTACCTGGCAGCCTGGGGCTACGCGCTGCACCACAATAACGGCGATCAGGCCAAAGCCCAGGAATTCGTCAAGGCGCTGTTTAAAAACGTTGAAGTGCTCGATTCCGGCGCGCGCGGCGCAACCAACACCTTCGTTGAGCGCGGCATTGGCGACGTGCTGATCGCCTGGGAAAACGAAGCCCTGCTGGCGACCCACGAGCTGGGTAAAGACAAGT is a window of Enterobacter hormaechei ATCC 49162 DNA encoding:
- the fieF gene encoding CDF family cation-efflux transporter FieF (FieF, a metal efflux transporter, is a member of the CDF (cation diffusion facilitator) family of transporters.), translating into MNQSYGRLVSRAAIAATVMASCLLIIKIFAWWYTGSVSILAALVDSLVDIAASLTNLLVVRYSLQPADEEHTFGHGKAESLAALAQSMFISGSALFLFLTGIQHLISPSPMNDPGVGVVVTVVALISTLVLVTFQRWVVRKTQSQAVRADMLHYQSDVMMNGAILIALGLAWYGWHRADALFALGIGIYILYSALRMGYDAVQSLLDRALPDAECDEIYTLVTSWPGVSGAHDLRTRQSGPTRFIQIHLEMEDNLPLVQAHLIAEQVEQAILQRFPGSDVIIHQDPCSVVPRAF
- the pfkA gene encoding 6-phosphofructokinase, producing the protein MIKKIGVLTSGGDAPGMNAAIRGVVRAALTEGLEVFGIYDGYLGLYEDRMVQLDRYSVSDMINRGGTFLGSARFPEFRDEHIREVAIENMKKRGLDALVVIGGDGSYMGAKRLTEMGFPCIGLPGTIDNDIKGTDYTIGYFTALGTVVEAIDRLRDTSSSHQRISIVEVMGRYCGDLTLAAAIAGGCEFVVVPEVEFSREDLVAEIKAGIAKGKKHAIVAITEHICDVDELAKYIETETKRETRATVLGHIQRGGSPGPYDRILASRMGAYAIELLLQGHGGRCVGIQNEKLVHHDIIDAIENMKRPFKGDWLDCAKKLY
- a CDS encoding S8 family peptidase produces the protein MDTSYFEVGVHLLAEDGQDLIQQQFVRFASTLNIKVHTSLAFTAGTLWFVPIQADRIAIDKLAKFTFVRVIRPVPKLRGIRPIQRASGPLAQCKLPTEGPISSEIKVAILDGGLPSEHAISPWLKSYRVLDDHAEDDPDGLEHGLAVSSAFLFGPISNKSEVQRPYSYIDNLRVLDNKTCQEDPLELYRTLGFIEEVLLSRQYQFINLSLGPDLPIEDTEVHAWTSVIDDLLSDGETLMTVAVGNNGEMDRESGNARIQVPSDCVNALAVGACDTVNETEWKRAPYSAIGPGRSPGVMKPDLVAFGGDIDEYFHVLGKGKKPVITPQRGTSFASPYALRAAVGVRAILGSDLSQLAIKALLIHASKPLDHTCAEVGWGKLPEDLNDIIVSPDGVARIVYQGELKPGKYLRASLPIPEGGLKGKINLTATFCYATTTDPQDSASYTKAGLEVTFRPNDSRVKDGKQNAETKGFFELAKYSTESERRSDMGKWETVLHSSKNMLGSTLKNPVFDIHYNAREAGASIASHKAEKIKYALIITVKAAKHQDLYNEILRAYNQVLVPIQPQTSIPIRS
- a CDS encoding IS3-like element ISEc52 family transposase (programmed frameshift) translates to MKKRNFSAEFKRESAQLVVDQNYTVADAASAMDVGLSTMTRWVKQLRDERQGKTPKASPITPEQIEIRELRKKLQRIEMENEIFKKGYRALDVRLPEQFSIIGKLRARYPVATLCHVFGVHRSSYKYWKNRPEKPDGRRAVLRSQVLELHGISHGSAGARSIATMATQRGYQMGRWLAGRLMKELGLVSCQQPTHRYKRGGHEHVAIPNHLERQFAVTEPNQVWCGDVTYIWTGKRWAYLAVVLDLFARKPVGWAMSFSPDSRLTMKALEMAWETRGKPVGVMFHSDQGSHYTSRQFRQLLWRYRIRQSMSRRGNCWDNSPMERFFRSLKNEWVPATGYVSFSDAAHAITDYIVGYYSALRPHEYNGGLTPNESENRYWKNSNAVASFC
- a CDS encoding sulfate ABC transporter substrate-binding protein codes for the protein MNKWGVGLILLLASTSVLAKDIQLLNVSYDPTRELYDQYNKAFAAHWKQETGDNVVVRQSHGGSGKQATSVINGIEADVVTLALAYDVDAIAERGRIDKNWIKRLPDNSAPYTSTIVFLVRKGNPKQIKDWNDLIKPGVSVITPNPKSSGGARWNYLAAWGYALHHNNGDQAKAQEFVKALFKNVEVLDSGARGATNTFVERGIGDVLIAWENEALLATHELGKDKFEIVTPSESILAEPTVSVVDKVVDKKGTKAVAEAYLKYLYSPEGQEIAAKNYYRPRDEAVAKKYENAFPKLKLFTIDDVFGGWTKAQKEHFSNGGTFDQISKR